The proteins below are encoded in one region of Brassica napus cultivar Da-Ae chromosome A6, Da-Ae, whole genome shotgun sequence:
- the LOC111198896 gene encoding uncharacterized protein LOC111198896, producing MSVHSPCKALSSFASSLSKEQSQVELELTLLEALEIYPPVKLRGIHHHFVLYGLMEYLGRSFDRQFLADEVLHLLDEMLKSDDIDILNH from the exons ATGTCTGTGCACTCTCCCTGTAAAGCCTTATCTTCCTTCGCTTCTTCTCTCTCCAAG GAGCAGTCACAGGTTGAATTGGAGCTAACATTATTAGAAGCTCTTGAAATCTATCCTCCCGTTAAACTCCGAG GCATACATCACCACTTTGTTCTTTATGGTCTGATGGAGTATCTGGGCAGAAG CTTTGACCGACAGTTCCTGGCGGATGAGGTTCTGCATCTACTGGATGAGATGCTG AAATCAGATGACATTGACATTCTTAACCACTAG